A genomic region of Oenanthe melanoleuca isolate GR-GAL-2019-014 chromosome 25, OMel1.0, whole genome shotgun sequence contains the following coding sequences:
- the LOC130262658 gene encoding uncharacterized protein LOC130262658: MTHVAAAPFVTTLLQTQQSAKSIVPAVTALVQSSVPTDRAAPLGSTPALPAAAQMLPVPNPGAAWRGASPPSELARADAALPAHGPAATRSTTSALTAVLECPDVPIGPTPALQAPASPVPGQAVGDAQPGAPPPPVPPRATAFLPQFCPATIAAHPLNSWYSAAPHPLSAAFTEKPPPSQSPSETRPQPRCRSAALPCQQ; encoded by the coding sequence atgaCGCACGTGGCCGCGGCTCCCTTTGTTACCACCCTGTTGCAAACACAGCAGTCTGCAAAATCCATAGTCCCTGCAGTTACGGCATTGGTGCAGTCCAGCGTCCCGACGGACCGGGCTGCGCCGCTCGGCTCCACACCAGCGCTGCCGGCGGCAGCACAGATGCTCCCCGTTCCCAACCCGGGAGCCGCCTGGCGCGGAGCGAGCCCGCCGTCGGAGCTGGCCCGCGCCGATGCAGCGCTGCCTGCGCACGGCCCCGCAGCCACGCGGAGCACAACGTCAGCGCTGACCGCGGTCCTGGAGTGCCCAGACGTGCCTATCGGTCCCACGCCAGCGCTGCAGGCTCCGGCCAGCCCAGTCCCCGGGCAGGCGGTGGGggatgctcagcctggagctcctccACCACCTGTGCCGCCCCGTGCCACTGCGTTCCTGCCTCAGTTCTGCCCGGCGACCATTGCAGCTCACCCCCTGAACTCCTGGTACTCGGCAGCGCCCCACCCCCTGTCGGCAGCATTCACTGAGAAGCCGCCACCCTCCCAATCTCCGTCCGAGACACGGCCGCAGCCGCGCTGCCGCTCAGCT